The following nucleotide sequence is from uncultured Draconibacterium sp..
CGTGATTAATGGCAAATTTACCATTGGTGAGTTAACCGAATATATTGCTTACGCCGCGCTGCTGGCTCATCCGATTATGGGGCTGGGTTGGGTACTCACTATTTTTCAGCAAGGTATGGTGGGAATCAGTAGTATTCAAACTATTATGGACCGGAAAGGAACCGATGATGAACGGAAATCTCTGCCGACAAATCAAAAGGAAGAACTTTTTAAAGAGGGAATTCGCGTAGATAATCTGAACTACACCTATCATAATGGCGATAAACCGGTTTTGAAAGATATTTCGTTTTCGATAAAACCCGGTCAGATCGTCGGTATCACCGGAAAAGTAGGATCGGGAAAAACGACCTTGATTCAGTGTTTAAATGGTTATTTACGACCTGGCGCAGGACAGATCTTTTATGGTGATATTGATGCTGATTCGATACGAAGCGAAGATATTCGATCAGTAGTAAATACGGTAAGTCAGGAGGTTTTTCTGTTTTCCGATTCCATTGAAAACAACATCGGTTTAACATCGGACGAAACGATTGACGAGAAACGTTTTGACGATGTGATTTACAAAAGTGCTTTTGCCGACGAACTGTTGCGTTTTCCTAAGAAAGGAAAAACAATGGTGGGCGAAAAAGGGATTATGCTTTCGGGTGGACAAAAACAACGAATTAGCCTGGCACGCGCACTTTATACGCAAGGTGAATTGTTGATTCTTGATGATGTATTTTCGGCTGTTGACACCGATACCGAGCGTTTTCTTATAAAACAAATTGTGGAGAATAACACTGTAAAAAGCATGGTTGTGATTTCGAACCGAATTAGTGTGTTGGAGAAAACAGATTTTACCATTGTGCTTGAAGATGGGAAAATGGCGGCAAAAGGAAATCATGAGGAATTGCTAAAATATTCAGACTTCTACCGCGACATTGCAAAACTGCAACAGGAAGGTGAAACGAAAAAGGAGAAGCAGTAATGAGCAGAAGCAAAAACAATATAATTAAGAATGTTGACTGGCAGTTGTTCCGAAAATTTGCCGGCTATTTTAAACCGCACAAAAAGTGGTTTTTCCTGAGTCTTGCTTCTATTCCTGTAACTACCGGTGCGGGAATTCTGTTCCTTTGGCTGATTGAAGATATTGTTGATAATTATATAGTTCCGGGCAATGTAGATGGTTTGGTCAGACAAACTATTTTTCTGGCTGTGGCATTGATCTTAAACATTTTGTTCGACGGGGTTTACAGTTACTCTTTCTCAAAAGCAGGAGGTCTGGCAGTTGTTGATCTGCGCCGGCGTTTATTTGGAAAATCCTTGCGTTTCCCATTAAGTTATTTCGATAAAAAGCCAATTGGTGTCACCTTGTCGCGATTGACCAGTGATATGGAATCTGTTTCGGATTCGTTTGCTGCCGGAGTACTTGGTTTGCTGGCCGACAGTATAAAAACACTGGCGTTGGTGGGCTATCTTTTTTACATCAACTGGCGCCTGACTTTAGTGCTGCTGCTGGTGGTTCCGGTAATTATTCTGGTGATAAACTTTTTGAGGAAAAAGATCCGAAAAGCCTACAATACATCGCGCACGAGTTTGGCAAAATCGGCGGCCTACTTACAGGAAGCACTAACCGGCATGAAAACCGTTCAGCTTTTTGCTGCTGAGGATAAAGTGCTGAATAAATACGACGACCTGAACAAGCAATTTTGCGATGCCCAAAACAAATCGAATGTCTACGATTCGTTCCTTTATTCGATTGTGGAGGGAATTACCTCTGTTGCCACAGCTTTGGTGATTTGGTACGGTGCCATTCAAATTTGGGATTACGGTTATACACTGGGAATTCTGATTGTTTTTGTAACTACTTTAGAGCGTCTTTTTGTGCCGGTAAAACAGTTTGCCCAGCAAATTTCGACCATTCAGCGTGCTATGTCGGCACTTGAGCATATCAGCGAAATGTTCGATCAAAAGGTGGAAGATCCTAAAACAGAATCATCAGAAACAGTTCCGGAAGCAATAGCTTTGCAGGAAATTGAGTTCAAGAATGTATTTTTCCGGTATTCGGAAGATACGCCGGATGTGCTGAAAGATGTGTCGTTTAAATTGCAAAAAGGAGATAGATTGGCATTGGTTGGTACAACCGGGTCGGGGAAATCAACGATTATTCGTCTATTGGCAAAAACATACACCGGTTATAGGGGAAGCATAAAAATTAATGGAACCGAATTGTCCGAAATTCCGATTGGACAGATTCGGGAAACAATTTCCATTATGCAGCAGGATATTTACATGTTTAACGACACGGTTGAATTTAATATCTCACTAGGACGTAAATCCATTTCTCAAAGTGATCTGGAGCAGTCAGCGTCGTTTGTGTATGCCAATTATTTTATCGATCAGTTACCCAATAACTATCAGTTTGTTGTTCAGGATAATGGCGATAATCTCTCGAAGGGACAGGCGCAATTGATCTCGTTTGCACGAGCAATTGCCGGAAATAGCGAGTTGATCATTCTTGATGAGGCAACCAGTGCTGTTGATTCAATTACTGAGCAATATATCCAAAAAGCTATTGCCAATATCTTCTCTAAAAAAACGGTTATTGCAGTGGCTCACCGATTAAGTACGATTAAAAATTCGGATATGATTTTGGTACTCGAGGATGGTAGAATTATCGAACGCGGCAACCATGAAGAGCTGCTAAAATATGGTGGTAAATATGCACGGCTGTTACATCAGTTGGCTGAGGAAGAGCAACAAGCTTAAAAAATACCAAAAATGACCAGTGCGTAAATTATAAATCGCATGTATCGGAAAAGCGACCAGAGCAGGTAGCTTTTAAAATCATATTTGATCAATCCGGAAGCCAGGCTTACAATGGAGTGGGGAACCGGAGAAACAGCTCCCAGAAAAACAAATATACCGCCCCATTTTCGGAGGTTGACAATGTGTTTCTGAATTTTGTTCTCGATGTGATTTTTAACCGATGGGATAAGAAACAAACGCGTTCCGAGGAAGTACGAAATTATTCCACCTAAATACGAAAGCGTTGCTAAAATAAACAGTGCGCCCCACGGAATTTCCAGTTTTGATGCCCATGCAATAAACATTTCCGGGGGCACCAACCCTAAAAATGTTTCGGATAAAAGAAATACCGAATAAATTATTTTTGGCGAATAGGTATTCACCACATTACTCAGTATTAGATTAAAATCTAACAGAAATATTTCGAGGCTAACAAGTAAGGCAATAAAAACAGCTGCAATGGTTCCTCCTTTATAAGCTGTGCTTTTCAGAAACGGATAAAACTGTGTTATACGGTAATATCGGTTTAATATCGACAGGCGCCTGGGGGACAGACTATATAATAAATTCTTAATCATTTTATTCTTCTCATCGAGTTGTTAAAAACGAATAACTATAACAAAGAGTTGTTTTGAAAAGTTGTATTAAAAACGCATAAAAGTAATTTTTAACAACTGATTTTTTCCAATATTATTCTAGTGTACAAGGAATATTTTGGTGCGAGAGGTTTTTGCAGGCTGAAATGTTTTGTCAGCTTTCGTATGCTGTTGCTAATTCTGATAAAATTCCAAAGCTTTTGGCATTATTTGTCGCAAATGATCGATTCTGTTTTCCGGGTTGGGGTGCGTTGAAAGGAATTCGGGAACATTGCTACCTCCGGCCTGCAACATTCTCTCCCAAAAATCGGGTGCTTGTCTCGGGTCGTATCCTGCCATGGCCATAAAATACAGGCCCATTTCGTCGGCCTCGTTTTCGAAACTACGGCTGTAAGGAAGTATAATTCCTACTTGTGTGCCAACACCAAAAACTGCCAGCGCAATTTCTTTTGTTTTTGATTCTTTTTCGCTCAGTGCCTCTGTTAATGCCAGTCCACCCATTTGTAACCCAAGTTGTTGTGTCATCCTTTCGTTGTTGTGTTTTGCCACTGCGTGCGCAATTTCATGGGCCATAACAACAGCAATACCATTATCGTTTTCGCACACCGGCATAATTCCTTCGTAAAATGCAATTTTTCCACCGGGCATACACCACGCGTTCAGTTGCTCGCTTTTAATAACATTAAATTCCCAGGCGTAACCTTGCAGCAATTCTTCGCGGCCAATATTTTTTAAATAGCTTTCAACTGCCAACGCAATATTTTGTCCTACGCGTTCAACCGAGTTTCGGTAAGTTGCATTCGAAGAAATTTCAGACTGGCTTAATACATCATTGTAACTGCTACTGCTCAAGCTTAGCATTTGCGACGATGGAATGGCAGTAATTTGTGTACGGTTTGTTAAAGGTACGGTGCTGCATGCAACCACTCCGAGTAATACGATGAAATAGATAATTTTTTTCATTTTTCCGGGTATTAAAAGATGAACCGGAAACCATGAGAATGAATGTGTGTATAGTTAATTCTCAAAATTTCCGGGTTTGCTTTTATGCTTATTCTTTGTTTGTTATTTTGTTTCCATAACAATCGACAAACGTTCCTGTTTTAACTTTTGAAATTCTTCGCCCAATTCTTTCTGTTGGGCAGAAGGCAAATGTTCTTCTGCTTCGGGAAACAAATCCTCTTCCTCTTCGCTAAGGTGGTGTTCAATAATTTCTACCATCACTTTAAATTTTATCATCCAGCGAGGATTATCTTTAGGAAAATCAGCCAAATCGAGAAGCAACATATTTAATACATAGTGTTCTTCCTGCGATTCTAGCGATTCAGCGTTAACGTCTTTATTGTTGTTCAGCAGGCTTAAAAGAAGATCTTCTTCCAACTCATGATGAATATCAAGATGCTTTTTCAGTAAAATGTACTTCGAGCTATCTTTTTTTATTTCCTTAATCAACTCACGCATTTCGTTGTGGTGATCGGTAAGTGCATTTGTTATTGTTATTTCTTTCATTTTGTGTAAATCTGTTTTAATTGATTAATTGATTTTTTATTTCTCTTCCGGTAAAACTTCGGTTAGTGTTTTGCCGCCTTTAATTCCAAAATCCAATGTTCGAATTGGGAATGGAATGGTAATGTTGTTGGCATCGTAAGCCGATTTAATATTTTTTACACCATCGCTAAGTGCCCGCAAATAATCGGTTTGTTTCTGAAAACTTACCCAATATCTGATTACAAAATTTATTGAGCTGTCGCCAAATTCAAGGAAGTACAAATCGATGGGTTTTGTTTTTAGCAGGTAATCAATCTTTTTAATGGCTTTCAGTGTAATATCCTCCACTTCTTGTAAATCCTCGCCATAGCTTACTCCCACGTTCAAATCGATTCGTCGAACACTGTTAACCGTGTAATGCTTGTAAATATCTTCAAATATCAAACGGTTTGGAATAACTACTTCCTGTCCCTGAAAAGTGTCGATTTTTACGGCCCGCAGACCAATTGATTTTACGGTTCCCATGTGATCGCCAAATTCAACAATATCGCCAACATTAACCGTACTTTTAAAGGTAATGTATATTCCGGCCAGGAAATTGGCAATAGCATCTTTAAAGGCAAAACCAATGGCTAACCCGGCAATTCCAACACCAGCCAGCAACGATGTTACTGTTTTTTCCAGTTCCAGAATACCCAGGGCAATAAACAAGGCCGCAGCCATTATAGTAATTCGCGAAAACGATGCAATTAACTTTACCACTGCAACGTTGCTGGTGAATTTTGATAAGGTAGTTTTTAGTAAGCGCGTAAAAAGCCTGGCGAAGAGGTAAAAAATGATAATCACCAATACTGCAATCACAAAATTTGGCAGCATCGAAATGAAATCGTTAACCCAACCTCCCAGTTTTTCGGTTACAATTTGTATCGCATTTTCAAAATAATCCATAACGAAAAAAAGCAGGCTGCATTACCAACCTGCTAACTGATTAATATTAATTATTGTCTTTTAAGTCCTCTTTCAGACTGTTAAAATCAGCCTTTATTTCTTCTCCCAACTCTTCAATGTCGTCTCCGGTGTTTTTGGTAAAGTCGGAAACTTTATCGCCCAAAGCTTTGGCTTCTGCGCGAATGTCATTTATCGATTCATCCAATTTTTCACCGGCTTTGTCTGAGCTGTCTTCCAAATCGTCGCCAAGGTCTTCCATTTTTTCGTCAAACTCAATTAGTTTCTTTTCAAGCTTGTCGTAAAATTGCGGATCGTCTTCCGAAAGATCTTTTATGTCTTCTTTAAACTTTTCGAATTCTATTTCGGCCTTATCCACGGCGGTTTCTGTTTTCGATTTTTGTTGACAAGAATAAGAAATACTACTTGTTAAAATCGTCAACACTGCAATTGCTAAGGTCATTCTACTTTTCATTGTTTCTATTTTTTAATTTTTAATTGTGTGATTTTGTCTTAACGAATGAGAAAATCTTGCCACAAAAAATCGTAATTAGTTATTTGGATGTGCGTAAGTGGCATAAAGACAGGTAGATGTGAGGCTTTTGAAATTGCCTTTGCAGGAAAAATATTGCGCTGAACGCGTAAATTCGGTGTGGATTTACCTACTCAAAATGTAGAAAATGTGAGTGCAAGTTTTGGCAGTTAATGGCCTCATACAACACTTACAATATTTATTTTATTGATAAAATACAAAATATAAGATCGAATCGCAATAATCTTTAAGTGTCAGTAGTACAGTGAGATAGATTTGTTTTCTGCAAATGGGCTATATTTTTGGTCAGAACCTATTTGTTTTAAATCAAAGGTTGAATGCTGCATAAATAAAAGTGGCAGGATTTTACCATATACAGTAGCAAAGGGCGCATTGCTATGCTCAGGTAGTAAGTATTGAAATGGTCCGAATAGTAACGTTATAAAATTTAAAGAGATGAAACGAGTAAATAATAATTACGAAACAATGGTGGAAGCCATTGAAGATTTGAAACAACGAGGATACACACATAATTTTAATGTAAACGACAGTGGTAAACTTACAGATGGAGGGGATTCAAAAACCTATTTTCCCTCAAGTGTTGAGCTGCATGAATTGCACCGCTTTGAGGGCGCAACAAACCCATCGGACATGAGTATTTTGTATGCGGTTGAAACCGACTCAGGTAAAAAAGGGACTGTAGTTGACGCTTTTGGTGTTGATGGATCAGAAACCATTTCGAAGTTTATGAACCGTGTTGCCCAAAAACAATTTGAGGTAGGGAAGTAATTCACATCAACCATCTCGAAGCAGGGAATTTTAATAATTAATCACAGCCCCTTCGACTTAACAATTAAATAAATGCAAAAAATCAGGTTACAATTAAGCCATTCCATTGAAAGCATTCTGATCGAGATCGGAGACATTATATTGTTTACACTCGAAGTAATAAAGCAGTTCTTTCTTGCACCTTTCGAGCACCGTGAGCTTATTAAACAAAGCTACTACATTGGAAACAAAACATTACCGCTGATTATCATCACAGGTTTTATAATGGGGCTGGTACTTACTTTGCAATCACGTCCGGTTTTAGTGGAGTTTGGCGCCCAGAATTTGTTGCCTGGAATGATTTCTATCTCGGTAGTACGCGAAATAGGCCCGGTAATAACAGCATTGTTGTGTGCCGGTAAAATTAGTTCCGGAATTGGAGCCGAGCTGGGAGCAATGAAAGTTACCGAGCAGCTGGATGCTATGGAAGTTTCGGGAACCAAACCTTTAAATTTTGTAGTGGCAACACGTGTTTTGGCGACAACTCTGCTGGTACCGATACTGGTGATTTTTGCCGATGCAATTGCCATAGTGGGGTCTTTTGTCGCAGTGCGTATGTACGAAGATATTTCAATCGTACTATTCATCTCGCGTGCATTCGATTCGCTTAGTTTCTCCGATGTAATACCGGCCACCATCAAAACATTCTTCTTTGGATTTGTAATTGGTTTAATCGGAACGTATAAAGGTTATAATACAAGCAGAGGTACTGAGTCGGTAGGGCATTCGGCCAATTCGGCTGTTGTAACTGCCTCGCTGGCCATATTTGTTATCGACCTGCTTGCAGTTCAATTGTCGAATTTAATTTTTGAGGTGTAGAGATATGAATACAGAGCATGTAATAGAAATACGCAACCTGAAAAAGGCTTTCGGCGAAAACCAGATTTTAAAAGGGATTGACCTGAACCTAGATCAAGGAGAAAATATTGCCATTTTGGGGCAATCCGGAACAGGAAAGTCGGTACTTACAAAGTGTATTGTAGGGTTAATTGTTGCCGACTCGGGAACCATAAGTGTTCTTGGAAAAGATATGGTAACCATAAGTTTTGAAGAGATGGAAGAATTGCGGAAAAAAATCGGTTATCTCTTTCAGGGAGGAGCACTTTACGATTCGATGACAGTGCGGCAAAACCTCGAGTTTCCGATTCGCAGAACACAATCATTAAAACGTGATAAAAGCGAAGTTAAAACAATGGTAGAAGAAGCCCTGGATAATGTTGGCTTACTGGATGCAATAGACAAAATGCCATCCGAATTATCGGGCGGAATGAAAAAAAGAGTGGGGCTTGCCCGAACACTAATTTTAAAGCCACAGATAATACTTTACGACGAACCGACCACAGGACTTGATCCGGTTACTTCGGGAGAAATTAGTGAGCTAATACTCGAGGTGCAGGAAAAATACAATACTTCTTCGATAATAATTACACACGACATGAAATGCGCAGAAATTACTGCAAACCGTTTGAAACTGATGATGGACGGAAAGTTTTATGCCGAAGGAACATTTACTGAGCTAAAACAAAGTGAAGACAAAACAATAAATGCATATTTTAAATAAAAGCCATGAAAGAAAGAAAAAGCCGTTCGTTAAGATTAGGAATTATGGTAACAGTTGGCCTGGCCCTGTTTGCCTGGGGAATTTATTACCTCGGAAGCCAGCGCAAACTTTTTACTTCGTCGGTAACCGTTAAAAGTTATTTTAATAATGTTTCGGGCCTTGTTGAAGGAAATAAAGTCAGGTATTCCGGAATTACTGTTGGATCCGTTTCCGAGATCAGTATTGTTTCCGATTCAACAATTTTGGTGGAAATGACAATTGATAAAAACACCCGGAAATTTATTCGAAAAGACTCGAAAGTAGAAATAAACAGCGATGGTTTAATGGAAGTAAAATTGTAAATATACTTCCGGGAACTGCCAACGCAGGAAGTGTTTCGGATGATGAGTTTTTAACCACAAATAATCCTATTGAATTGGAAGATGTTTTAGAGGAAGTTAAAAAGGTGATTATTGACGGACAGAAAGTGACCACCAATTTAATTGAAATAACAAACAAAATTAATAATGGAAATGGCGATTTAGCTTTGTTGCTGAACGACAACACAATTACCTCGCGAATTAGCGAAATTGGAGATGAAGTTGCTGCAACTACCAAAAACATTAACAGCATAACAGAAAAAATTGATGAAGGAGAAGGAGATTTAGGGCGTTTAATTAACGACACGATTATAACCAGCGATATTGAACAGCTGGTGCAAAATTTTACACACGCAAGCCTCACCGCCGATTCGGTAACCAATGAATTGCTTGATTTTAGTCGCGAGCTGAATACCGGAAACGGAACAATAACTAAGCTGGTGTACGATGATGAGATGGCTAATCGTATTGATACCACAATTGTTAAGGCCGGCAAAGGCATCGATGATGTTGTAAAAGCTGCAAATACGGTTGAGTCGAGCTGGATTTTCAATCTCTTCTCTAAACGAAAGAAATAGTATAAAAAGACAACGAATGGCTAATAAAGGCAGAACAATGGTTCTGTCTTTTTTTTGTGGATTTATTTTAGGCTTTTTGGGCGTGTAAGTTTTATCCGAAGTTAGTACTCAGTGAAACATTAAAAATGGATGAGAAAAGATAAAAAAAAACAAAAAAAAATATTGCCCGTAATAAACGAACAATATTTTTCGTGTAGATTTTTTTATACAATTTGAGGAATGAATACCTAATGAGCAACATCCTCAATCAACAGTTCTATAAAATCTGTAGAAACCGGTTTTTCGAGGTACGCACTTACAAAAGGATATTTCATAACCTTGTTTCGGTCGTCTTGTTTTTGCGACGATGTGCATACAAAAACCTCTATCGATTTTTTTAAATCTTTTACTTTATCAAAATACTGTAGAAACTTAAATCCGTCCATTACAGGCATATACAGGTCTAAAAGTATATAATCCGGTAAGTCTTCTTCTTTTTTTATTCGCTTTAGATAATCGATACCTTTTTGGGCATTCTCGAAATGTATTAGATAATCTGATAATTTCTTTTGTTCCAAAATAGAGCTATAAATACGCACCATCTCCGTATCATCATCTATGAATATAATCTTCTTATAC
It contains:
- a CDS encoding ABC transporter ATP-binding protein, translated to MLSKLKFLLKYTHQYRWWYTGGIIFLGLTVWTSITIPGFIQKTIDLIAAGRASNEAEFHKNVLIIVGLAVGLILVRTLSRILIFFPARLIERQLKGEMFQKLASFGKDYYDENSTGNIISRVNNDINGVRMITGFGILQIGNILLSLSLTPYMMWKLSPMLTLYCVIPMVVVFFIVRYGMKVMVKNTHARMDTLQKLSGKIISFLSGNSVIKSYNIYEHAENKVETDNISYYEASLKISWIRSFVIPLLGNLGQILKIIIFFVGGMYVINGKFTIGELTEYIAYAALLAHPIMGLGWVLTIFQQGMVGISSIQTIMDRKGTDDERKSLPTNQKEELFKEGIRVDNLNYTYHNGDKPVLKDISFSIKPGQIVGITGKVGSGKTTLIQCLNGYLRPGAGQIFYGDIDADSIRSEDIRSVVNTVSQEVFLFSDSIENNIGLTSDETIDEKRFDDVIYKSAFADELLRFPKKGKTMVGEKGIMLSGGQKQRISLARALYTQGELLILDDVFSAVDTDTERFLIKQIVENNTVKSMVVISNRISVLEKTDFTIVLEDGKMAAKGNHEELLKYSDFYRDIAKLQQEGETKKEKQ
- a CDS encoding ABC transporter ATP-binding protein, which translates into the protein MSRSKNNIIKNVDWQLFRKFAGYFKPHKKWFFLSLASIPVTTGAGILFLWLIEDIVDNYIVPGNVDGLVRQTIFLAVALILNILFDGVYSYSFSKAGGLAVVDLRRRLFGKSLRFPLSYFDKKPIGVTLSRLTSDMESVSDSFAAGVLGLLADSIKTLALVGYLFYINWRLTLVLLLVVPVIILVINFLRKKIRKAYNTSRTSLAKSAAYLQEALTGMKTVQLFAAEDKVLNKYDDLNKQFCDAQNKSNVYDSFLYSIVEGITSVATALVIWYGAIQIWDYGYTLGILIVFVTTLERLFVPVKQFAQQISTIQRAMSALEHISEMFDQKVEDPKTESSETVPEAIALQEIEFKNVFFRYSEDTPDVLKDVSFKLQKGDRLALVGTTGSGKSTIIRLLAKTYTGYRGSIKINGTELSEIPIGQIRETISIMQQDIYMFNDTVEFNISLGRKSISQSDLEQSASFVYANYFIDQLPNNYQFVVQDNGDNLSKGQAQLISFARAIAGNSELIILDEATSAVDSITEQYIQKAIANIFSKKTVIAVAHRLSTIKNSDMILVLEDGRIIERGNHEELLKYGGKYARLLHQLAEEEQQA
- a CDS encoding VTT domain-containing protein encodes the protein MIKNLLYSLSPRRLSILNRYYRITQFYPFLKSTAYKGGTIAAVFIALLVSLEIFLLDFNLILSNVVNTYSPKIIYSVFLLSETFLGLVPPEMFIAWASKLEIPWGALFILATLSYLGGIISYFLGTRLFLIPSVKNHIENKIQKHIVNLRKWGGIFVFLGAVSPVPHSIVSLASGLIKYDFKSYLLWSLFRYMRFIIYALVIFGIF
- a CDS encoding M48 family metallopeptidase: MKKIIYFIVLLGVVACSTVPLTNRTQITAIPSSQMLSLSSSSYNDVLSQSEISSNATYRNSVERVGQNIALAVESYLKNIGREELLQGYAWEFNVIKSEQLNAWCMPGGKIAFYEGIMPVCENDNGIAVVMAHEIAHAVAKHNNERMTQQLGLQMGGLALTEALSEKESKTKEIALAVFGVGTQVGIILPYSRSFENEADEMGLYFMAMAGYDPRQAPDFWERMLQAGGSNVPEFLSTHPNPENRIDHLRQIMPKALEFYQN
- a CDS encoding hemerythrin domain-containing protein produces the protein MKEITITNALTDHHNEMRELIKEIKKDSSKYILLKKHLDIHHELEEDLLLSLLNNNKDVNAESLESQEEHYVLNMLLLDLADFPKDNPRWMIKFKVMVEIIEHHLSEEEEDLFPEAEEHLPSAQQKELGEEFQKLKQERLSIVMETK
- a CDS encoding mechanosensitive ion channel family protein, whose protein sequence is MDYFENAIQIVTEKLGGWVNDFISMLPNFVIAVLVIIIFYLFARLFTRLLKTTLSKFTSNVAVVKLIASFSRITIMAAALFIALGILELEKTVTSLLAGVGIAGLAIGFAFKDAIANFLAGIYITFKSTVNVGDIVEFGDHMGTVKSIGLRAVKIDTFQGQEVVIPNRLIFEDIYKHYTVNSVRRIDLNVGVSYGEDLQEVEDITLKAIKKIDYLLKTKPIDLYFLEFGDSSINFVIRYWVSFQKQTDYLRALSDGVKNIKSAYDANNITIPFPIRTLDFGIKGGKTLTEVLPEEK
- a CDS encoding phosphoribosylpyrophosphate synthetase: MKRVNNNYETMVEAIEDLKQRGYTHNFNVNDSGKLTDGGDSKTYFPSSVELHELHRFEGATNPSDMSILYAVETDSGKKGTVVDAFGVDGSETISKFMNRVAQKQFEVGK
- a CDS encoding ABC transporter permease translates to MQKIRLQLSHSIESILIEIGDIILFTLEVIKQFFLAPFEHRELIKQSYYIGNKTLPLIIITGFIMGLVLTLQSRPVLVEFGAQNLLPGMISISVVREIGPVITALLCAGKISSGIGAELGAMKVTEQLDAMEVSGTKPLNFVVATRVLATTLLVPILVIFADAIAIVGSFVAVRMYEDISIVLFISRAFDSLSFSDVIPATIKTFFFGFVIGLIGTYKGYNTSRGTESVGHSANSAVVTASLAIFVIDLLAVQLSNLIFEV
- a CDS encoding ATP-binding cassette domain-containing protein — translated: MNTEHVIEIRNLKKAFGENQILKGIDLNLDQGENIAILGQSGTGKSVLTKCIVGLIVADSGTISVLGKDMVTISFEEMEELRKKIGYLFQGGALYDSMTVRQNLEFPIRRTQSLKRDKSEVKTMVEEALDNVGLLDAIDKMPSELSGGMKKRVGLARTLILKPQIILYDEPTTGLDPVTSGEISELILEVQEKYNTSSIIITHDMKCAEITANRLKLMMDGKFYAEGTFTELKQSEDKTINAYFK
- a CDS encoding MlaD family protein, with amino-acid sequence MKERKSRSLRLGIMVTVGLALFAWGIYYLGSQRKLFTSSVTVKSYFNNVSGLVEGNKVRYSGITVGSVSEISIVSDSTILVEMTIDKNTRKFIRKDSKVEINSDGLMEVKL
- a CDS encoding response regulator; the encoded protein is MGINTEYKKIIFIDDDTEMVRIYSSILEQKKLSDYLIHFENAQKGIDYLKRIKKEEDLPDYILLDLYMPVMDGFKFLQYFDKVKDLKKSIEVFVCTSSQKQDDRNKVMKYPFVSAYLEKPVSTDFIELLIEDVAH